A stretch of Crossiella cryophila DNA encodes these proteins:
- a CDS encoding Glu/Leu/Phe/Val family dehydrogenase codes for MDLHEFDEWGPEKIVSVSDSRTGMRGVLVIDNTARGSGKGGTRMAPGVTVAEIARLARVMTWKWAAVDLFHGGAKAGIRWDPSSPDKETVLRAFVRRLADQIPSSYVAGLDMGMTEADAAIIQDELGDRGAAVGVPEELGGVAYDKIGVTGHGVAESVDAALHLLERPTAGSRISVQGFGAVGLAAARRLHELGAVVVALSTTEGAVHDPNGLDVPHWLALRAEHGDACVKLAPAAQRIAAGAELLVDCEVLIPAAIQDVIDEHLAGRIKANLVVEGANLPTSPAAEALLAERGVAVVPDFIANAGGVVAAAFAMDARYSPFRPDPAAIMATVAAKMRANTELVLTESRRTGDLPRTAAMRLAQDRVRTAMALRGRLPRVRSAE; via the coding sequence GTGGACCTGCACGAGTTCGACGAGTGGGGCCCGGAGAAGATCGTCAGCGTCTCCGACTCGCGCACCGGGATGCGTGGCGTGCTGGTCATCGACAACACCGCCCGCGGCTCCGGCAAGGGCGGCACCCGGATGGCGCCTGGCGTCACCGTCGCCGAGATCGCCCGGCTGGCGCGGGTGATGACCTGGAAGTGGGCCGCGGTCGACCTGTTCCACGGCGGCGCGAAGGCCGGGATCCGCTGGGATCCCAGCAGCCCGGACAAGGAAACGGTGCTGCGCGCCTTCGTCCGGCGGCTGGCCGACCAGATCCCGTCCAGCTACGTGGCCGGGCTGGACATGGGCATGACCGAGGCGGACGCGGCGATCATCCAGGACGAACTGGGCGACCGCGGCGCGGCGGTCGGCGTGCCGGAGGAACTCGGCGGCGTGGCCTACGACAAGATCGGCGTCACCGGGCACGGCGTGGCCGAATCGGTGGACGCGGCCCTGCACCTCCTCGAGCGCCCCACCGCGGGCAGCCGGATCTCGGTGCAGGGCTTCGGCGCGGTCGGCCTGGCCGCCGCCCGCCGCCTGCACGAACTCGGCGCGGTCGTGGTCGCCCTGTCCACCACCGAGGGCGCCGTGCACGACCCGAACGGCCTGGACGTGCCGCACTGGCTGGCATTGCGGGCCGAACACGGCGACGCCTGCGTGAAACTCGCCCCGGCCGCCCAGCGGATCGCCGCGGGCGCGGAACTCCTGGTCGACTGCGAGGTGCTGATCCCGGCCGCCATCCAGGACGTGATCGACGAGCACCTGGCCGGGCGGATCAAGGCGAACCTGGTGGTGGAGGGCGCGAACCTGCCCACCAGTCCGGCCGCCGAGGCCCTGCTGGCCGAACGCGGGGTCGCGGTGGTCCCGGACTTCATCGCCAACGCCGGCGGCGTGGTCGCGGCCGCCTTCGCCATGGACGCCCGCTACTCCCCGTTCCGCCCCGACCCGGCCGCGATCATGGCCACGGTGGCGGCCAAGATGCGCGCCAACACCGAACTGGTGCTCACCGAGTCCCGCCGCACCGGCGACCTGCCGAGGACCGCGGCGATGCGGCTGGCCCAGGACCGGGTGCGCACCGCCATGGCGTTGCGCGGCCGCCTGCCCCGGGTCCGCTCGGCAGAATGA
- a CDS encoding NAD(P)/FAD-dependent oxidoreductase encodes MTGRAPLPAAADVVVVGGGVMGVSAAFHLAEAGAQVLLLERDELGSGSTCRAAGGVRAQFSDPVNIALGLRSLAAFENFATRPGGEIDLAQHGYLFLLDDPADVAAFEASVTLQNGLGVPSRMLDVAEAKRLSPLIDTEGLLAAAYSPTDGHCTPEAVVQGYARAARGLGATIRRQCAVTGIDTVDGAIRAVRTDEGAVRTTTVICVAGAWSAAVGAMAGVDLPVRPLRRQILVTEAIPDLPPELPMTIDFGSSFYFHGEGAGLLMGMSDPDEQFGFHLSRTDSWLPRLGAAVSRRAPALTEVGIAHGWAGLYEITPDHNAVVGEAEGVSRFLYATGFSGHGFLQGPAIGEVLRDLVLHRDPVVDVSALDVRRFAEAAVRPEHNCV; translated from the coding sequence GTGACCGGCCGCGCCCCGCTGCCGGCGGCCGCCGACGTGGTGGTCGTCGGCGGCGGGGTGATGGGGGTCAGCGCGGCCTTCCACCTGGCCGAGGCCGGGGCCCAAGTCCTGCTGCTGGAACGGGACGAGCTGGGTTCGGGCAGCACCTGCCGGGCCGCGGGCGGGGTGCGCGCGCAGTTCTCCGACCCGGTCAACATCGCCCTGGGCCTGCGCAGCCTGGCCGCGTTCGAGAACTTCGCCACCCGGCCGGGCGGGGAGATCGACCTGGCCCAGCACGGCTACCTGTTCCTGCTCGACGATCCGGCCGACGTGGCCGCGTTCGAGGCCAGTGTGACCCTCCAAAATGGACTCGGCGTGCCCAGCCGGATGCTCGATGTGGCCGAGGCGAAACGACTCTCGCCGCTGATCGACACCGAGGGTCTGCTGGCCGCCGCCTACTCCCCCACCGACGGCCACTGCACCCCGGAGGCCGTGGTGCAGGGCTACGCGCGGGCCGCCCGCGGGCTCGGCGCGACCATCCGGCGGCAGTGCGCGGTCACCGGGATCGACACCGTGGACGGAGCGATCCGCGCGGTGCGCACGGACGAGGGGGCCGTGCGCACCACGACGGTGATCTGCGTTGCCGGGGCCTGGTCGGCCGCGGTCGGCGCGATGGCCGGGGTGGACCTGCCGGTGCGGCCGTTACGCAGGCAGATCCTGGTCACCGAGGCGATCCCGGACCTGCCGCCGGAGCTGCCGATGACCATCGACTTCGGCAGCAGCTTCTACTTCCACGGCGAGGGCGCCGGACTGCTGATGGGCATGTCCGATCCGGACGAGCAGTTCGGATTCCACCTCTCCCGCACCGATTCCTGGCTGCCACGACTGGGCGCGGCGGTGTCCCGGCGGGCGCCCGCGCTGACCGAGGTGGGCATCGCGCACGGCTGGGCCGGGCTCTACGAGATCACCCCGGACCACAACGCGGTGGTCGGCGAGGCGGAGGGGGTGAGCCGGTTCCTCTACGCCACCGGCTTCTCCGGCCACGGCTTCCTGCAGGGCCCCGCGATCGGCGAGGTGCTGCGCGACCTTGTGCTGCACCGGGATCCGGTGGTGGATGTGTCCGCTTTGGACGTTCGCCGGTTCGCCGAGGCCGCGGTCCGGCCCGAACACAACTGCGTCTGA
- a CDS encoding aldehyde dehydrogenase family protein — protein MDTTTLASVASVIDGKTPTSGTEYLSRNPADLADVVAAVRLGPAEDLVEAARVARVAQAEWAQVPAPVRGRVIANLGRLVEANQETLARLVTREIGKPYAEALGEVQEIVDTCDFFLGEGRRLYGQTVPSEMPDKQLFTFRVPVGVAAIITAGNFPVAVPSWYLVPALLCGNAVVWKPAEYAAASAAAFAELAWRAGVPAGVLGLVITDGPSTFDGLKLALEQRLVDKVGFTGSSAVGEQIGELCGRHLQSPCLELGGKNPMVITEDADLDLAVEGALFSGFGSAGQRCTSLGTVIVHEDVRAEFTRRFDAAVRAATVGEPHGPILYGPLLDQKFADSYESTLDWIQPHHTVLGSTATGRITAENPRAGFHGEAGTGLYYHPVIVDGVRPDDRIFLEETFGPIVGIIGYRDFEQAVELANKPGYGLSSAIYTTDPTKAFRFRQLIGAGMVSVNNSTSGAEAHLPFGGNGSSGNGSRQSGIWVLDQFTRWQSMNWDFSGKLQKAQMDVATVEPELGYRLPEHWAGR, from the coding sequence GTGGACACGACGACGTTGGCCTCGGTGGCATCGGTGATCGACGGCAAGACCCCGACGAGCGGAACCGAATACCTCTCCCGCAACCCCGCCGACCTGGCCGACGTGGTCGCCGCGGTCCGGCTCGGCCCGGCCGAGGACCTGGTGGAGGCGGCCAGGGTGGCCCGGGTCGCGCAGGCCGAGTGGGCTCAGGTGCCCGCGCCGGTGCGCGGCCGGGTGATCGCCAACCTGGGCCGGCTGGTCGAGGCGAACCAGGAGACCCTGGCCCGGCTGGTCACCAGGGAGATCGGCAAGCCCTACGCCGAAGCGCTCGGCGAGGTGCAGGAGATCGTGGACACCTGCGACTTCTTCCTCGGCGAGGGCAGGCGCCTGTACGGGCAGACCGTGCCCAGCGAGATGCCGGACAAGCAGCTGTTCACCTTCCGGGTGCCGGTCGGCGTGGCCGCGATCATCACCGCCGGCAACTTCCCGGTCGCGGTGCCCTCCTGGTACCTGGTGCCCGCGCTGCTGTGCGGCAACGCGGTGGTGTGGAAGCCCGCCGAGTACGCCGCGGCCAGCGCCGCCGCCTTCGCCGAACTCGCCTGGCGCGCCGGGGTTCCGGCCGGGGTGCTCGGCCTGGTGATCACCGACGGACCGTCCACTTTCGACGGTCTCAAGCTGGCACTGGAGCAGCGGCTGGTGGACAAGGTCGGCTTCACCGGGTCCAGCGCGGTCGGGGAGCAGATCGGCGAGCTGTGCGGCCGCCACCTGCAGTCCCCCTGCCTGGAACTGGGCGGCAAGAACCCGATGGTGATCACCGAGGACGCCGACCTCGACCTGGCCGTGGAGGGCGCGTTGTTCTCCGGCTTCGGTTCGGCCGGACAGCGCTGCACCTCGCTGGGCACGGTGATCGTGCACGAGGACGTGCGCGCGGAGTTCACCCGCCGCTTCGACGCGGCCGTGCGCGCCGCGACGGTCGGCGAACCGCACGGCCCGATCCTCTACGGGCCGTTGCTGGACCAGAAGTTCGCCGACTCCTACGAGTCCACATTGGACTGGATCCAGCCGCACCACACCGTGCTCGGCTCCACCGCCACCGGCCGGATCACCGCCGAGAACCCGCGTGCCGGCTTCCACGGCGAGGCCGGGACCGGGCTGTACTACCACCCGGTGATCGTGGACGGGGTGCGCCCGGACGACCGGATCTTCCTGGAGGAGACCTTCGGGCCCATCGTCGGCATCATCGGCTACCGCGACTTCGAGCAGGCCGTCGAACTGGCCAACAAGCCCGGCTACGGCCTGTCCTCCGCCATCTACACCACCGATCCGACCAAGGCGTTCCGGTTCCGGCAGCTGATCGGCGCCGGCATGGTCAGCGTCAACAACTCCACCTCCGGCGCCGAGGCGCATCTGCCGTTCGGCGGCAATGGCAGCTCCGGCAACGGATCCCGGCAGTCCGGCATCTGGGTGCTCGACCAGTTCACCCGCTGGCAGTCGATGAACTGGGACTTCTCCGGCAAGCTGCAGAAGGCGCAGATGGACGTGGCGACGGTGGAGCCGGAGCTGGGCTACCGGCTGCCCGAGCACTGGGCCGGGCGGTGA